The following coding sequences lie in one Stigmatopora argus isolate UIUO_Sarg chromosome 5, RoL_Sarg_1.0, whole genome shotgun sequence genomic window:
- the lzts1 gene encoding leucine zipper putative tumor suppressor 1 isoform X1 → MGSVSSLVASDQLNSKHCKASELRLKNRTNQPRRDGGCSLDGLLKCSFTQASLSPVHPSKGLSHSPSGRSEDFFYIKVSHKPTAAHHRGGSMEDDISVDVKSNERPKLFLISGTDGTTAEKSLVRSTAYKPLIPKSEPSTKAPRNSLDNILSQLNKPKSPDILHKPDTPLGNLSDSGHNSMSSLPTQSTNGSASIGPLSHNDHPNCSCKGAESNLCPWVYSGSRDGNYRAGLSLGVLSTKSHGEGGSPMSSDGSIRFSETVGGSRTPLTTDETLIETLEQKLQETDNEMQELQVNCEVKKTATCQLFEEQQKKCTNEMQAVNHRCSATLQQASQMAASTQEALQVSQLQAENARLKEDLANLSRERDLMEQKLKTYEAESTQLAPTLEETQWEVCQKAGEISLLKQQLRDSHEDVSHKLNEIVSLRAQLKEIAAKADKLAKENKDNGDRLRSRTIQVEVCQNELQRKMNEANLLREKVGKLAKHMEGTSQLEPCGSTKEEYDKQTSTELLHKEVERLRQKLCEEKAAQASLALNFDQERCTWNKEKDKVIKYQKQLQINYLQVHKKNQDLERLMKELTAELEARADLGLELTYTTSRLKTYDDVIATEI, encoded by the exons ATGGGGAGCGTCAGCAGCCTCGTTGCCAGTGACCAACTCAACAGTAAACACTGCAAGGCGTCAGAGTTGAGACTGAAAAACAGAACAAATCAGCCTAGGCGCGATGGAGGTTGCAGCCTCGACGGCTTGCTAAAGTGCAGCTTCACTCAGGCTTCCCTCTCCCCCGTTCATCCCTCCAAAGGCCTCTCGCACTCTCCGTCAGGGCGAAGTGAggactttttttatattaag GTGAGCCATAAACCAACAGCAGCACATCACAGAGGAGGATCAATGGAAGACGACATCAGCGTGGACGTGAAATCTAATGAGAGGCCGAAACTGTTTCTCATATCTGGGACTGATGGG ACCACTGCTGAGAAGTCACTGGTCCGATCCACTGCATATAAGCCTTTAATTCCCAAGAGTGAGCCCTCCACAAAGGCACCACGCAACAGCCTGGACAACATCCTCAGCCAGCTCAACAAACCAAAGAGTCCAGACATTCTTCACAAGCCAGACACCCCCCTTG GGAATCTGTCGGACTCCGGACACAATTCCATGTCAAGCCTCCCCACCCAGAGCACCAACGGAAGTGCTTCCATCGGCCCTCTCAGTCACAATGATCACCCCAACTGCTCCTGCAAGGGAGCTGAATCCAATTTGTGCCCCTGGGTGTACAGCGGTAGTCGAGATGGCAACTACAGGGCTGGTTTGAGCCTTGGGGTGCTGTCAACAAAGAGTCATGGTGAAGGTGGCTCCCCAATGTCTTCAGATGGATCCATACGTTTTTCTGAAACTGTGGGCGGGAGTCGGACCCCTCTGACCACAGATGAAACACTGATTGAAACATTGGAACAGAAACTACAAGAGACAGACAATGAAATGCAGGAATTACAG GTGAActgtgaagtaaaaaaaacagcaacttgCCAGTTATTTGAAGAACAGCAAAAGAAGTGTACCAATGAAATGCAAGCGGTTAACCATCGATGCTCCGCAACATTGCAACAGGCCTCGCAGATGGCGGCGAGTACCCAGGAAGCACTGCAGGTCAGCCAACTCCAG GCAGAAAACGCGAGGCTCAAGGAGGACCTTGCCAACCTCAGCCGAGAAAGAGACCTCATGGAGCAAAAATTGAAGACCTATGAAGCAGAGAGTACGCAACTCGCGCCGACGCTTGAGGAAACTCAGTGGGAG GTGTGCCAGAAAGCGGGGGAGATCTCTCTTCTGAAGCAGCAGCTACGAGACAGCCATGAGGACGTCAGTCACAAACTCAATGAAATAGTCAGCCTCAGGGCACAGCTGAAGGAAATCGCAGCGAAAGCAGACAAGTTGGCCAAGGAGAACAAAGACAACGGCGACAGACTGCGCTCCCGCACCATCCAAGTAGAG GTTTGCCAAAATGAACTCCAACGCAAGATGAATGAAGCCAACCTACTCAGAGAAAAAGTGGGCAAACTGGCCAAACACATGGAAGGCACTTCCCAACTTGAACCTTGCGGATCAACGAAGGAGGAATACGACAAACAAACCTCCACAGAGCTCCTCCATAAAGAGGTGGAGAGGCTACGGCAGAAACTCTGCGAGGAGAAGGCAGCTCAGGCCAGCCTAGCCTTAAACTTTGATCAGGAGAGATGCACGTGGAACAAGGAGAAAGACAAGGTCATCAAGTACCAGAAGCAACTCCAGATTAACTACCTGCAGGTGCACAAGAAGAACCAAGACTTGGAGCGGCTCATGAAGGAGTTGACTGCTGAGCTGGAGGCCCGGGCAGACCTGGGTTTGGAACTCACATACACCACCTCAAGGTTAAAGACCTACGATGATGTCATCGCCACTGAAATATGA
- the lzts1 gene encoding leucine zipper putative tumor suppressor 2 homolog isoform X4 translates to MTEKQTTAEKSLVRSTAYKPLIPKSEPSTKAPRNSLDNILSQLNKPKSPDILHKPDTPLGNLSDSGHNSMSSLPTQSTNGSASIGPLSHNDHPNCSCKGAESNLCPWVYSGSRDGNYRAGLSLGVLSTKSHGEGGSPMSSDGSIRFSETVGGSRTPLTTDETLIETLEQKLQETDNEMQELQVNCEVKKTATCQLFEEQQKKCTNEMQAVNHRCSATLQQASQMAASTQEALQVSQLQAENARLKEDLANLSRERDLMEQKLKTYEAESTQLAPTLEETQWEVCQKAGEISLLKQQLRDSHEDVSHKLNEIVSLRAQLKEIAAKADKLAKENKDNGDRLRSRTIQVEVCQNELQRKMNEANLLREKVGKLAKHMEGTSQLEPCGSTKEEYDKQTSTELLHKEVERLRQKLCEEKAAQASLALNFDQERCTWNKEKDKVIKYQKQLQINYLQVHKKNQDLERLMKELTAELEARADLGLELTYTTSRLKTYDDVIATEI, encoded by the exons ACCACTGCTGAGAAGTCACTGGTCCGATCCACTGCATATAAGCCTTTAATTCCCAAGAGTGAGCCCTCCACAAAGGCACCACGCAACAGCCTGGACAACATCCTCAGCCAGCTCAACAAACCAAAGAGTCCAGACATTCTTCACAAGCCAGACACCCCCCTTG GGAATCTGTCGGACTCCGGACACAATTCCATGTCAAGCCTCCCCACCCAGAGCACCAACGGAAGTGCTTCCATCGGCCCTCTCAGTCACAATGATCACCCCAACTGCTCCTGCAAGGGAGCTGAATCCAATTTGTGCCCCTGGGTGTACAGCGGTAGTCGAGATGGCAACTACAGGGCTGGTTTGAGCCTTGGGGTGCTGTCAACAAAGAGTCATGGTGAAGGTGGCTCCCCAATGTCTTCAGATGGATCCATACGTTTTTCTGAAACTGTGGGCGGGAGTCGGACCCCTCTGACCACAGATGAAACACTGATTGAAACATTGGAACAGAAACTACAAGAGACAGACAATGAAATGCAGGAATTACAG GTGAActgtgaagtaaaaaaaacagcaacttgCCAGTTATTTGAAGAACAGCAAAAGAAGTGTACCAATGAAATGCAAGCGGTTAACCATCGATGCTCCGCAACATTGCAACAGGCCTCGCAGATGGCGGCGAGTACCCAGGAAGCACTGCAGGTCAGCCAACTCCAG GCAGAAAACGCGAGGCTCAAGGAGGACCTTGCCAACCTCAGCCGAGAAAGAGACCTCATGGAGCAAAAATTGAAGACCTATGAAGCAGAGAGTACGCAACTCGCGCCGACGCTTGAGGAAACTCAGTGGGAG GTGTGCCAGAAAGCGGGGGAGATCTCTCTTCTGAAGCAGCAGCTACGAGACAGCCATGAGGACGTCAGTCACAAACTCAATGAAATAGTCAGCCTCAGGGCACAGCTGAAGGAAATCGCAGCGAAAGCAGACAAGTTGGCCAAGGAGAACAAAGACAACGGCGACAGACTGCGCTCCCGCACCATCCAAGTAGAG GTTTGCCAAAATGAACTCCAACGCAAGATGAATGAAGCCAACCTACTCAGAGAAAAAGTGGGCAAACTGGCCAAACACATGGAAGGCACTTCCCAACTTGAACCTTGCGGATCAACGAAGGAGGAATACGACAAACAAACCTCCACAGAGCTCCTCCATAAAGAGGTGGAGAGGCTACGGCAGAAACTCTGCGAGGAGAAGGCAGCTCAGGCCAGCCTAGCCTTAAACTTTGATCAGGAGAGATGCACGTGGAACAAGGAGAAAGACAAGGTCATCAAGTACCAGAAGCAACTCCAGATTAACTACCTGCAGGTGCACAAGAAGAACCAAGACTTGGAGCGGCTCATGAAGGAGTTGACTGCTGAGCTGGAGGCCCGGGCAGACCTGGGTTTGGAACTCACATACACCACCTCAAGGTTAAAGACCTACGATGATGTCATCGCCACTGAAATATGA
- the hspb11 gene encoding intraflagellar transport protein 25 homolog, with the protein MSRLVTYFSRDVKGWPGNARLFLFFSICGILTTFGAVFFPMIEASLRSLGATVVLAASNDENHPPENIIDGNTNTFWMSTGMYPQEFIIRFGEMTHFSSVTLDSYNIKHLKVEKNTSQNASHFEFVAEKELKRTEGNLQSNSISLNGSSATHLRFIINSGYDHFVSVHRIGVNK; encoded by the exons ATGTCGCGCCTCGTGACGTATTTTTCACGCGACGTGAAAGGTTGGCCTGGCAACGCGAggttgtttctgtttttttctatttgcgGCATATTAACCACATTTGGGGCCGTATTTTTTCCTATGATTGAGGCATCGCTTCGTTCTCTGGGGGCCACAGTTGTTTTGGCTGCCTCCAACGATGAAAACCATCCCCCAGAAAATATTATCGACGG AAACACGAATACATTTTGGATGTCAACGGGAATGTATCCTCAAGAGTTCATCATTCGTTTTGGAGAAATGACGCATTTTTCTTCAGTGACATTGGACAGCTACAATA tcaagcaCCTTAAAGTAGAAAAGAACACATCCCAGAATGCCTCTCACTTTGAGTTTGTGGCAGAAAAAG AGTTAAAGCGCACGGAGGGAAATCTTCAGTCAAATTCCATTTCA CTAAATGGAAGCAGTGCCACTCACCTTCGTTTTATCATCAACTCGGGATACGATCACTTTGTGTCTGTGCACAGAATTGGTGTAAATAAATGA
- the smn1 gene encoding survival motor neuron protein 1, with amino-acid sequence MANGCQDVLFTRGGGQSDDSDIWDDTALIKAYDKAVSSFKAALKGEKEPHNSIKIPPGKKRKNNKKKDSRKRTNTSTDKEWQVGDSCCAYWSEDSQLYSATISSVDKTKGTCIVVYTDYGNEEEQKLEDLLSEISEGDHETKTSTQEGESSTEESDRSTEPNQHKQQLNSKNQKGKFHKLPPPMWASGLPPHCPPPMPPFRKGGNKQPGNRGHFPPPWPPMQFGPPMIPPPPPMSPDMGDDEAMGSMLISWYMSGYHTGYYLGLKQGRNNAANWSKPHPK; translated from the exons ATGGCGAATGGATGCCAGGATGTGTTATTCACGCGAGGGGGCGGGCAG agTGATGACTCCGATATTTGGGATGACACAGCATTGATTAAAGCCTACGACAAGGCTGTTTCTTCATTTaag GCTGCTCTTAAGGGAGAAAAAGAACCACACAACTCAATCAAAATCCCCCCAGGAAAGAAGCGTAAGAATAACAAAAAGAAGGACAGCAGGAAAAGAACCAATACATCGACGGATAAAGAA TGGCAAGTTGGAGATTCCTGCTGTGCCTACTGGTCAGAAGACAGTCAACTGTACTCGGCTACCATCTCCTCTGTGGACAAGACAAAAGGCACGTGCATAGTTGTCTACACAGACTACGGCAATGAGGAGGAACAGAAGCTTGAAGACTTGCTATCAGAGATTTCGGAGGGCGACCACGAAACAAAGACCTcg ACTCAGGAGGGAGAATCTTCCACAGAAGAGAGTGACCGGTCGACAGAACCAAACCAGCACAAACAGCAGCTAAACAGTAAAAACCAAAAGGGTAAATTCCACAAGCTTCCTCCTCCAATGTGGGCTTCTGGATTACCGCCTCATTGCCCACCTCCAATGCCACCATTTAGAAAG GGTGGAAATAAACAGCCTGGTAATCGTGGGCATTTCCCTCCCCCCTGGCCACCAATGCAGTTTGGCCCACCG ATGATCCCACCACCTCCACCCATGAGTCCAGATATGGGAGATGACGAGGCCATGGGCAGCATGCTCATCTCATGGTACATGAGCGGCTACCACACGGGCTACTACTTG GGTTTGAAGCAAGGTCGCAACAACGCTGCCAACTGGAGCAAACCGCACCCAAAATGA
- the lzts1 gene encoding leucine zipper putative tumor suppressor 1 isoform X2 has protein sequence MGSVSSLVASDQLNSKHCKASELRLKNRTNQPRRDGGCSLDGLLKCSFTQASLSPVHPSKGLSHSPSGRSEDFFYIKVSHKPTAAHHRGGSMEDDISVDVKSNERPKLFLISGTDGTTAEKSLVRSTAYKPLIPKSEPSTKAPRNSLDNILSQLNKPKSPDILHKPDTPLGNLSDSGHNSMSSLPTQSTNGSASIGPLSHNDHPNCSCKGAESNLCPWVYSGSRDGNYRAGLSLGVLSTKSHGEGGSPMSSDGSIRFSETVGGSRTPLTTDETLIETLEQKLQETDNEMQELQVNCEVKKTATCQLFEEQQKKCTNEMQAVNHRCSATLQQASQMAASTQEALQIHIMQAENARLKEDLANLSRERDLMEQKLKTYEAESTQLAPTLEETQWEVCQKAGEISLLKQQLRDSHEDVSHKLNEIVSLRAQLKEIAAKADKLAKENKDNGDRLRSRTIQVEVCQNELQRKMNEANLLREKVGKLAKHMEGTSQLEPCGSTKEEYDKQTSTELLHKEVERLRQKLCEEKAAQASLALNFDQERCTWNKEKDKVIKYQKQLQINYLQVHKKNQDLERLMKELTAELEARADLGLELTYTTSRLKTYDDVIATEI, from the exons ATGGGGAGCGTCAGCAGCCTCGTTGCCAGTGACCAACTCAACAGTAAACACTGCAAGGCGTCAGAGTTGAGACTGAAAAACAGAACAAATCAGCCTAGGCGCGATGGAGGTTGCAGCCTCGACGGCTTGCTAAAGTGCAGCTTCACTCAGGCTTCCCTCTCCCCCGTTCATCCCTCCAAAGGCCTCTCGCACTCTCCGTCAGGGCGAAGTGAggactttttttatattaag GTGAGCCATAAACCAACAGCAGCACATCACAGAGGAGGATCAATGGAAGACGACATCAGCGTGGACGTGAAATCTAATGAGAGGCCGAAACTGTTTCTCATATCTGGGACTGATGGG ACCACTGCTGAGAAGTCACTGGTCCGATCCACTGCATATAAGCCTTTAATTCCCAAGAGTGAGCCCTCCACAAAGGCACCACGCAACAGCCTGGACAACATCCTCAGCCAGCTCAACAAACCAAAGAGTCCAGACATTCTTCACAAGCCAGACACCCCCCTTG GGAATCTGTCGGACTCCGGACACAATTCCATGTCAAGCCTCCCCACCCAGAGCACCAACGGAAGTGCTTCCATCGGCCCTCTCAGTCACAATGATCACCCCAACTGCTCCTGCAAGGGAGCTGAATCCAATTTGTGCCCCTGGGTGTACAGCGGTAGTCGAGATGGCAACTACAGGGCTGGTTTGAGCCTTGGGGTGCTGTCAACAAAGAGTCATGGTGAAGGTGGCTCCCCAATGTCTTCAGATGGATCCATACGTTTTTCTGAAACTGTGGGCGGGAGTCGGACCCCTCTGACCACAGATGAAACACTGATTGAAACATTGGAACAGAAACTACAAGAGACAGACAATGAAATGCAGGAATTACAG GTGAActgtgaagtaaaaaaaacagcaacttgCCAGTTATTTGAAGAACAGCAAAAGAAGTGTACCAATGAAATGCAAGCGGTTAACCATCGATGCTCCGCAACATTGCAACAGGCCTCGCAGATGGCGGCGAGTACCCAGGAAGCACTGCAG ATTCATATTATGCAGGCAGAAAACGCGAGGCTCAAGGAGGACCTTGCCAACCTCAGCCGAGAAAGAGACCTCATGGAGCAAAAATTGAAGACCTATGAAGCAGAGAGTACGCAACTCGCGCCGACGCTTGAGGAAACTCAGTGGGAG GTGTGCCAGAAAGCGGGGGAGATCTCTCTTCTGAAGCAGCAGCTACGAGACAGCCATGAGGACGTCAGTCACAAACTCAATGAAATAGTCAGCCTCAGGGCACAGCTGAAGGAAATCGCAGCGAAAGCAGACAAGTTGGCCAAGGAGAACAAAGACAACGGCGACAGACTGCGCTCCCGCACCATCCAAGTAGAG GTTTGCCAAAATGAACTCCAACGCAAGATGAATGAAGCCAACCTACTCAGAGAAAAAGTGGGCAAACTGGCCAAACACATGGAAGGCACTTCCCAACTTGAACCTTGCGGATCAACGAAGGAGGAATACGACAAACAAACCTCCACAGAGCTCCTCCATAAAGAGGTGGAGAGGCTACGGCAGAAACTCTGCGAGGAGAAGGCAGCTCAGGCCAGCCTAGCCTTAAACTTTGATCAGGAGAGATGCACGTGGAACAAGGAGAAAGACAAGGTCATCAAGTACCAGAAGCAACTCCAGATTAACTACCTGCAGGTGCACAAGAAGAACCAAGACTTGGAGCGGCTCATGAAGGAGTTGACTGCTGAGCTGGAGGCCCGGGCAGACCTGGGTTTGGAACTCACATACACCACCTCAAGGTTAAAGACCTACGATGATGTCATCGCCACTGAAATATGA
- the lzts1 gene encoding leucine zipper putative tumor suppressor 1 isoform X3 gives MGSVSSLVASDQLNSKHCKASELRLKNRTNQPRRDGGCSLDGLLKCSFTQASLSPVHPSKGLSHSPSGRSEDFFYIKVSHKPTAAHHRGGSMEDDISVDVKSNERPKLFLISGTDGTTAEKSLVRSTAYKPLIPKSEPSTKAPRNSLDNILSQLNKPKSPDILHKPDTPLGNLSDSGHNSMSSLPTQSTNGSASIGPLSHNDHPNCSCKGAESNLCPWVYSGSRDGNYRAGLSLGVLSTKSHGEGGSPMSSDGSIRFSETVGGSRTPLTTDETLIETLEQKLQETDNEMQELQASQMAASTQEALQVSQLQAENARLKEDLANLSRERDLMEQKLKTYEAESTQLAPTLEETQWEVCQKAGEISLLKQQLRDSHEDVSHKLNEIVSLRAQLKEIAAKADKLAKENKDNGDRLRSRTIQVEVCQNELQRKMNEANLLREKVGKLAKHMEGTSQLEPCGSTKEEYDKQTSTELLHKEVERLRQKLCEEKAAQASLALNFDQERCTWNKEKDKVIKYQKQLQINYLQVHKKNQDLERLMKELTAELEARADLGLELTYTTSRLKTYDDVIATEI, from the exons ATGGGGAGCGTCAGCAGCCTCGTTGCCAGTGACCAACTCAACAGTAAACACTGCAAGGCGTCAGAGTTGAGACTGAAAAACAGAACAAATCAGCCTAGGCGCGATGGAGGTTGCAGCCTCGACGGCTTGCTAAAGTGCAGCTTCACTCAGGCTTCCCTCTCCCCCGTTCATCCCTCCAAAGGCCTCTCGCACTCTCCGTCAGGGCGAAGTGAggactttttttatattaag GTGAGCCATAAACCAACAGCAGCACATCACAGAGGAGGATCAATGGAAGACGACATCAGCGTGGACGTGAAATCTAATGAGAGGCCGAAACTGTTTCTCATATCTGGGACTGATGGG ACCACTGCTGAGAAGTCACTGGTCCGATCCACTGCATATAAGCCTTTAATTCCCAAGAGTGAGCCCTCCACAAAGGCACCACGCAACAGCCTGGACAACATCCTCAGCCAGCTCAACAAACCAAAGAGTCCAGACATTCTTCACAAGCCAGACACCCCCCTTG GGAATCTGTCGGACTCCGGACACAATTCCATGTCAAGCCTCCCCACCCAGAGCACCAACGGAAGTGCTTCCATCGGCCCTCTCAGTCACAATGATCACCCCAACTGCTCCTGCAAGGGAGCTGAATCCAATTTGTGCCCCTGGGTGTACAGCGGTAGTCGAGATGGCAACTACAGGGCTGGTTTGAGCCTTGGGGTGCTGTCAACAAAGAGTCATGGTGAAGGTGGCTCCCCAATGTCTTCAGATGGATCCATACGTTTTTCTGAAACTGTGGGCGGGAGTCGGACCCCTCTGACCACAGATGAAACACTGATTGAAACATTGGAACAGAAACTACAAGAGACAGACAATGAAATGCAGGAATTACAG GCCTCGCAGATGGCGGCGAGTACCCAGGAAGCACTGCAGGTCAGCCAACTCCAG GCAGAAAACGCGAGGCTCAAGGAGGACCTTGCCAACCTCAGCCGAGAAAGAGACCTCATGGAGCAAAAATTGAAGACCTATGAAGCAGAGAGTACGCAACTCGCGCCGACGCTTGAGGAAACTCAGTGGGAG GTGTGCCAGAAAGCGGGGGAGATCTCTCTTCTGAAGCAGCAGCTACGAGACAGCCATGAGGACGTCAGTCACAAACTCAATGAAATAGTCAGCCTCAGGGCACAGCTGAAGGAAATCGCAGCGAAAGCAGACAAGTTGGCCAAGGAGAACAAAGACAACGGCGACAGACTGCGCTCCCGCACCATCCAAGTAGAG GTTTGCCAAAATGAACTCCAACGCAAGATGAATGAAGCCAACCTACTCAGAGAAAAAGTGGGCAAACTGGCCAAACACATGGAAGGCACTTCCCAACTTGAACCTTGCGGATCAACGAAGGAGGAATACGACAAACAAACCTCCACAGAGCTCCTCCATAAAGAGGTGGAGAGGCTACGGCAGAAACTCTGCGAGGAGAAGGCAGCTCAGGCCAGCCTAGCCTTAAACTTTGATCAGGAGAGATGCACGTGGAACAAGGAGAAAGACAAGGTCATCAAGTACCAGAAGCAACTCCAGATTAACTACCTGCAGGTGCACAAGAAGAACCAAGACTTGGAGCGGCTCATGAAGGAGTTGACTGCTGAGCTGGAGGCCCGGGCAGACCTGGGTTTGGAACTCACATACACCACCTCAAGGTTAAAGACCTACGATGATGTCATCGCCACTGAAATATGA